A stretch of Rhodothermales bacterium DNA encodes these proteins:
- a CDS encoding DoxX family protein: MNVLLWVLQVLAALIFGSSAVMKIFMFDTVSQDVASFGALPREVWMGLGILELVCVVGLIVPSALRWQPQLTVLAASLLAAETLVFVFVHLKYYEISPIVMSVALGLLMAFVAYGRHVLRPILP, translated from the coding sequence ATGAACGTGCTGCTCTGGGTTCTGCAAGTGCTCGCCGCGCTCATTTTTGGCTCGTCGGCGGTCATGAAAATCTTCATGTTCGATACGGTCAGTCAGGACGTAGCTTCCTTCGGCGCGTTGCCCCGGGAGGTCTGGATGGGGCTGGGCATACTGGAGCTCGTTTGCGTCGTAGGTCTGATCGTCCCCAGCGCACTGCGGTGGCAGCCGCAACTTACCGTCCTGGCCGCATCACTCTTGGCCGCCGAAACGCTGGTCTTCGTGTTCGTGCACCTCAAGTACTACGAGATCTCGCCCATCGTGATGAGTGTTGCGCTTGGCCTGCTCATGGCCTTCGTGGCGTATGGCCGGCATGTCCTCCGGCCGATCCTCCCCTAG
- a CDS encoding DUF1499 domain-containing protein: MTIRSKSRVGHSDLGVNRRRVPRYWCMLLDEG; the protein is encoded by the coding sequence TTGACGATCCGCAGCAAAAGTCGCGTGGGTCACAGCGATCTTGGGGTCAACCGGCGGCGGGTGCCGCGGTACTGGTGTATGCTACTGGACGAAGGATGA